A window of the Henckelia pumila isolate YLH828 chromosome 3, ASM3356847v2, whole genome shotgun sequence genome harbors these coding sequences:
- the LOC140886850 gene encoding uncharacterized protein: MSEEKIKTEKSIPYYEILNDDDMQVLSKAEYLQGMPVALSLESKSNVVAYGTVVHVNGDGKLLHGVPLPMNCMRVSIDEAVENVAKLPFPIPNECDTVGDAIGTHVAWPARWVLMKDEVSLQKDEKRKQGR; this comes from the exons ATGAGTGAAGAAAAGATCAAAACAGAGAAGAGTATCCCatattatgaaattttgaatGATGATGACATGCAAGTTTTAAGCAAGGCTGAGTATTTGCAG GGTATGCCGGTTGCATTATCACTGGAATCAAAGTCCAACGTTGTGGCCTATGGTACGGTCGTTCATGTTAATGGTGATGGAAAATTACTTCATGGTGTCCCGTTACCCATGAATTGCATGCGCGTCTCAATTGATGAAGCTGTGGAAAATGTAGCAAAGTTGCCCTTTCCAATTCCAAATGAATGTGATACTGTTGGCGATGCTATAGGAACCCATGTTGCTTGGCCTGCACGCTGGGTCCTCATGAAAGATGAG GTTTCTCttcaaaaagatgaaaaaagaaaacaagGTCGATAA
- the LOC140892844 gene encoding uncharacterized protein, with product MCSLSQAAAKSIRLINAARQIEAVPPIFSISPKLFSTDSAEPTSGPSIDQFLNPPRGLFYGRITGITKYTTKNDIISILDESDLGPDKLKVEYNRSYLPLSMMVEFSSPSAYDSALKAINQKGRLFNLRRVDRAQWDAIAPYDGKAILLEGIPSTALPDDVERFLSGCQYDSSSISMPPRSTQRGPVKTVLVRFPSQTLAVHAYITKNRGFCLNNQILVKILH from the exons aTGTGTTCACTGAGCCAAGCAGCCGCGAAATCGATCCGGCTGATCAACGCGGCTCGTCAAATCGAAGCTGTGCCGCCGATTTTTTCCATCTCGCCGAAGCTTTTCTCCACCGATTCCGCCGAGCCGACCTCTGGTCCCTCCATTGATCAGTTTCTAAATCCACCGCGAG GTTTGTTTTATGGGAGAATAACTGGTATCACAAAGTATACGACCAAGAATGATATCATCAGTATACTCGATGAAAGTGACTTGGGTCCCGACAAGCTCAAAGTTGAATACAATCGCAGTTATCTTCCATTGTCAAT GATGGTTGAGTTCTCCTCTCCGTCAGCTTATGACTCTGCTCTAAAGGCAATTAATCAGAAGGGTCGATTGTTTAATCTGAGAAGG GTCGATAGAGCTCAATGGGATGCTATTGCTCCTTATGATGGAAAAGCG ATTTTGCTTGAAGGAATCCCTAGCACTGCACTGCCTGATGACGTCGAACGCTTCCTTTCTGGTTGCCAGTATGATTCATCTTCCATTTCAATGCCTCCCAG ATCAACACAACGAGGCCCTGTTAAAACAGTACTTGTGCGCTTCCCGTCTCAGACGTTAGCCGTGCATGCGTATATCACGAAGAACCGAGGGTTTTGTCTCAATAATCAAATCTTGGTGAAAATTCTTCATTAG